In Hippoglossus stenolepis isolate QCI-W04-F060 chromosome 20, HSTE1.2, whole genome shotgun sequence, the following are encoded in one genomic region:
- the LOC118099416 gene encoding methylmalonate-semialdehyde dehydrogenase [acylating], mitochondrial, translating into MAAILLRSLRSKKAHIQLGRVCYSSSSVPTTKLFIDGKFVESNTSEWLDIHNPATNEVVGRVPKATQEEMLAAVDSCSRAFHSWSETSILSRQQVFLRYQQLIKDNIKELAKAITLEQGKTLADAEGDVYRGLQVVEHACSITSLMLGETLPSISKDMDTYTYRLPIGVCAGIAPFNFPAMIPLWMFPIGMVCGNTYLMKPSERVPGCTMLLAKMIQDAGAPDGTLNIIHGQHAAVNFICDHPAIKAISFVGSNQAGEYIYEKGSKNGKRVQSNMGAKNHGVVMPDANKENTLNQLVGAAFGAAGQRCMALSTAIFVGESREWLPELVQRSKSLRVNAGDQPGADVGPLISPDARNRVESLIQSGVDEGARLLLDGRNVKVKGYENGNFVGPTILSNVTPDMTCYREEIFGPVLVVLEADNLDEAISLINSNPYGNGTAIFTTNGATARKYTHEVDVGQIGVNVPIPVPLPMFSFTGSRGSFRGDTNFYGKQGIQFYTQIKTVTSQWKAEDATVTSPAVTMPTMGR; encoded by the exons ATGGCAGCCATTCTTCTCCGGTCGCTACGTAGCAAGAAG GCCCACATCCAGCTGGGTCGCGTGTgttactcctcctcctcagtg CCCACCACCAAGCTGTTCATTGATGGCAAATTTGTGGAGTCCAACACGTCGGAATGGCTCGACATTCACAACCCT GCCACTAATGAGGTGGTAGGACGTGTTCCCAAAGCAACCCAGGAGGAGATGCTGGCAGCTGTGGACTCGTGCTCCAGAGCCTTCCATTCCTGGTCGGAGACGTCCATCCTCAGCAGGCAGCAGGTCTTCCTGCGCTACCAGCAGCTCATCAAGGACAACATT AAAGAACTGGCTAAAGCGATCACCCTGGAGCAGGGCAAAACTCTGGCTGATGCAGAGGGAGATGTATACAGAGGACTGC AGGTGGTGGAGCACGCCTGCAGCATTACGTCCCTCATGCTGGGGGAAACCTTACCCTCCATCAGTAAGGACATGGACACTTACACCTATCGCCTGCCCATCGGAGTGTGCGCCGGCATTGCCCCATTTAACTTCCCTGCCATGATTCCGCTGTGGATGTTCCCTATCGGCATGGTGTGCGGCAACACGTACCTGATGAAGCCCTCTGAAAGGGTCCCAGGATGCACCATGCTCCTGGCTAAAATGATTCAGGATGCAGGGGCACCAGATGGTACACTCAACATCATCCACGGCCAGCACGCAG cGGTGAACTTCATCTGTGACCATCCAGCCATCAAAGCCATTAGCTTCGTGGGGTCCAACCAGGCTGGAGAGTACATCTACGAGAAGGGCTCCAAAAACGGCAAGAGGGTGCAGTCCAACATG GGTGCCAAGAACCACGGTGTGGTGATGCCTGATGCCAACAAAGAGAACACCCTCAACCAGCTGGTGGGCGCCGCCTTCGGAGCAGCCGGCCAGCGCTGTATGGCTCTCTCCACTGCCATCTTCGTCGGGGAGTCTCGCGAATGGCTCCCAGAGCTGGTGCAGCGCTCCAAATCCCTCCGTGTCAATGCAG GTGATCAGCCTGGTGCCGATGTGGGCCCCCTGATCTCCCCTGACGCCAGGAACCGGGTGGAGTCTTTGATCCAGAGTGGTGTTGATGAAGGggccaggctgctgctggatggGAGGAATGTCAAGGTCAAAGGATATGAAAATGGAAACTTTGTTGGACCAACCATCCTGAGCAATGTTACG CCGGACATGACGTGTTACAGAGAGGAGATCTTCGGACCGGTGCTCGTGGTTCTGGAGGCTGACAATCTGGACGAAGCTATCTCTTTAATCAACAGTAACCCGTACGGCAACGGGACTGCCATCTTCACCACCAATGGAGCCACAGcacgcaaatacacacatgaagTTGACGTTGGACAG ATTGGCGTGAACGTGCCCATCCCCGTCCCCCTCCCCATGTTCTCCTTCACTGGCTCCAGAGGTTCATTCAGAGGAGACACCAACTTCTACGGcaaacag GGCATCCAGTTTTACACTCAGATCAAGACGGTGACATCACAGTGGAAGGCTGAGGACGCGACGGTGACGAGCCCAGCTGTTACTATGCCAACCATGGGACGCTAA
- the LOC118099456 gene encoding ectonucleoside triphosphate diphosphohydrolase 5, with protein MKPAVPLLLLLVLLAAVGLSQAQVRTSLLGFTNSILPSLSRPANHSRIFYAVMFDAGSTGTRIHVYTFIQSDSEELPILDNEMFHSIKPGLSAYADSPETAGHTVRMLLKVAKRTVPRVEWKRTPVVLRATAGLRLLTAQKARALLEQVQHVFDESPFLVPDNSVTIMNGTNEGILAWISLNFLTGHLNAQTKKTVGILDLGGGSTQITFLPKLRETIESVPVTDFVASFDIFNSTYELYTYSYLGNGLMAGRLATLGALGAEGMEWRVFKSSCLPKKFRDEWSFGGITYHVSGDPEGYTGFKLCYQEVLKVVKGVIHQPYELEGSNVFYAFSYYFDRAVDAGLIDGVRGGMLQVRDFKKRAKEVCNKMTKYPRISPFLCMDMTYITCLLKDGFGFKESTVLQLTKKVNNVEASWALGAMLDHFHNLKIH; from the exons ATGAAGCCCGCCGTgccgcttcttcttctcctggtgCTGCTCGCCGCTGTGGGACTGAGCCAAGCCCAGGTCAGGACCTCGCTTCTGGGTTTCACCAACAGCATCCTGCCCAGCCTCAGCCGCCCGGCAAACCACAGCCGCATCTTCTATGCCGTGATGTTTGATGCAGGGAGCACGGGCACACGCATCCACGTTTACACCTTCATCCAGAGCGACTCAG AGGAGCTGCCCATCCTGGACAACGAGATGTTCCATTCCATAAAGCCTGGATTGTCGGCATATGCTGACTCCCCTGAAACG GCGGGACACACAGTGCGGATGTTGTTGAAGGTGGCCAAGAGGACTGTGCCCCGCGTGGAGTGGAAGAGGACCCCCGTGGTCCTCAGAGCCACGGCTGGACTCCGGCTGCTGACCGCACAGAAGGCTCGGGCTCTGTTGGAGCAG gttcAACATGTGTTTGATGAATCTCCCTTTTTGGTCCCAGACAACAGCGTCACCATAATGAATGGCACAAATGAAG GAATCTTGGCTTGGATTTCTTTGAACTTTCTGACAG GTCACCTCAACGCACAAACCAAGAAGACGGTGGGAATATTGGATTTGGGAGGAGGATCTACGCAGATCACGTTCCTGCCGAAACTGAGG GAAACCATTGAAAGTGTTCCTGTCACTGACTTCGTGGCCAGTTTTGACATCTTCAACTCAACATATGAATTATACACTTACAG TTACCTGGGAAATGGGCTGATGGCCGGACGACTCGCCACGCTGGGAGCTCTGGGTGCAGAAG GGATGGAGTGGCGGGTTTTTAAAAGTTCCTGCCTGCCGAAGAAATTCCGGGATGAATGGAGCTTTGGAGGGATCACCTATCATGTCAGCGGAGACCCAGAGG GATACACAGGATTCAAGCTCTGTTATCAAGAAGTGCTTAAGGTGGTGAAGGGCGTCATTCATCAGCCATATGAGCTGGAAGGCAGCAACGTCTTCTATGCGTTCTCCTATTACTTTGACAGAGCGGTGGACGCAGGCCTTATCG ATGGGGTCCGCGGAGGgatgctgcaggtcagagactTCAAGAAGAGAGCTAAAGAGG TGTGCAACAAGATGACCAAGTACCCTCGCATCAGCCCTTTCCTGTGCATGGACATGACCTACATCACTTGTCTGCTCAAGGATGGATTTGGCTTCAAGGAGAGCACCGTGCTGCAG TTGACCAAGAAAGTGAACAACGTGGAGGCGAGCTGGGCTCTGGGCGCCATGCTGGACCACTTCCACAACCTGAAGATCCACTGA